The Sporomusa termitida genome has a window encoding:
- a CDS encoding purple acid phosphatase family protein, whose protein sequence is MRKPLIFVQILCLIAVILLSSTALLSAAIMPAPNAWPDHITLTWTDDPATTQTITWRTGAATVGGQAEYAEAADFIAFPAGARAAAGIEVLRTNTGDMAIHSVTLTGLKPGTRYLYRVGTPDHWSEPHAFTTAGAQVPGFKFLVFGDSQSINYGVWQTTLRQAFQANRDAVFFTNVGDLVDVGQDYTHWAGWFSAARGVIDTIPAMPVAGNHECYTPARQFSKPVFFTAQFKLPQNGPAGLKGQVYSFDYGDVHFIMLDSQAGEQRQFEPDMLHKQSRWLQRDLMLTDKKWKIAFIHRPLYNNKPNPENPSLRQVFGPIFDQYHVDLVFTGHDHVYARTYPLYGGAAAGSPAGGTIYVASGRSGTKTYLNTAAKEWNRFFHNPVAAATYITVETGGHWLRVNAFSHSGLLIDAWEINK, encoded by the coding sequence ATGCGAAAACCACTCATCTTTGTACAGATTTTATGTTTAATTGCTGTCATCTTGCTGAGTTCCACAGCCTTGCTGTCTGCTGCCATTATGCCCGCGCCCAATGCCTGGCCTGATCATATTACGTTAACATGGACCGACGATCCGGCAACCACCCAGACGATCACCTGGCGGACAGGGGCGGCCACGGTGGGCGGGCAGGCGGAGTATGCGGAAGCAGCTGACTTTATCGCGTTTCCTGCCGGCGCCAGGGCCGCGGCTGGTATTGAGGTGCTGCGCACCAATACCGGCGATATGGCTATTCATTCTGTGACCCTGACCGGTCTCAAGCCTGGCACCCGTTATCTATACCGGGTGGGTACCCCGGACCACTGGAGTGAGCCCCATGCCTTTACCACCGCCGGCGCCCAGGTTCCGGGCTTTAAATTTCTGGTGTTCGGTGATTCGCAGAGTATCAATTATGGTGTTTGGCAAACAACGCTAAGACAGGCCTTTCAGGCTAACCGGGATGCTGTGTTCTTTACCAATGTGGGCGATCTTGTGGATGTGGGCCAGGATTATACCCACTGGGCTGGCTGGTTTAGCGCGGCCCGGGGTGTTATTGATACAATCCCGGCCATGCCTGTTGCCGGTAACCATGAGTGTTATACACCAGCGCGGCAATTCTCAAAACCGGTTTTTTTTACAGCCCAGTTCAAGCTGCCGCAGAATGGCCCTGCGGGGCTTAAGGGGCAGGTATATTCTTTTGATTATGGTGATGTCCACTTTATTATGCTGGACAGCCAGGCCGGCGAACAGCGGCAATTTGAGCCTGATATGCTGCACAAACAGAGCCGCTGGCTCCAGCGGGACCTAATGCTCACTGATAAGAAATGGAAGATTGCCTTTATACACCGGCCGCTTTACAACAATAAGCCTAATCCGGAAAATCCCAGTCTCCGCCAGGTTTTCGGGCCTATTTTTGATCAATATCACGTTGACCTGGTTTTTACCGGTCATGATCACGTCTATGCCCGCACCTATCCTCTGTATGGCGGGGCCGCAGCCGGCAGTCCGGCCGGGGGCACAATTTACGTGGCCAGCGGCCGCAGCGGGACCAAAACATACCTGAATACGGCTGCGAAAGAATGGAACCGGTTTTTTCACAATCCGGTAGCAGCAGCAACCTACATTACCGTTGAAACCGGCGGCCATTGGCTGCGCGTTAACGCGTTCAGTCACAGCGGCCTGCTGATTGATGCCTGGGAAATTAACAAATAG
- a CDS encoding CarD family transcriptional regulator has product MFQIGDKIFYPMHGGGIIESIEEKEMFGQKQLYYVVNIPHRNMQVMLPFDKTERLGMRPVVDPDKLDDVLSTFHNHGETELIMNDTQRQRANMSKMKTGDIYEEIAVIRDLLRIKNKRKLGMADKNMLDNVRQILISEVVLVKDIPHEQATNFLDEMFTVK; this is encoded by the coding sequence ATGTTTCAAATTGGTGATAAAATCTTCTACCCGATGCATGGCGGGGGTATTATCGAGAGCATTGAGGAAAAGGAAATGTTCGGGCAAAAACAGCTCTATTATGTCGTGAATATACCTCATAGGAACATGCAGGTAATGCTCCCTTTTGATAAGACCGAGAGGCTCGGTATGCGCCCGGTTGTCGATCCGGACAAACTTGATGACGTTCTGAGTACCTTCCACAACCACGGAGAAACTGAATTGATAATGAATGACACACAAAGACAGCGCGCGAACATGTCCAAAATGAAGACAGGCGACATCTATGAGGAGATTGCGGTCATCCGTGATTTATTGCGTATTAAAAACAAGCGGAAACTGGGTATGGCTGACAAGAATATGCTTGATAATGTCCGTCAGATTCTTATCAGCGAGGTCGTACTGGTCAAAGACATTCCTCATGAACAAGCCACTAATTTCTTAGATGAAATGTTTACTGTCAAGTAA
- a CDS encoding 3'-5' exonuclease → MNYVAIDFETANSSRASACSLAAITVENGAIVRTAYSLIRPPVLQFNYWNTKIHGLTAAHVQDKPTFAELWDRIRPHLEHKIVIAHNAAFDISVLRGMLNEYGLPYPAFRYACTVDIARKVWSDLENYKLSTLARRFAIEFEHHNALHDARTCALIALLAKAEAQASSFMHLADILQISLREF, encoded by the coding sequence ATGAATTATGTTGCTATTGATTTTGAGACCGCCAACAGCAGCCGGGCCAGTGCGTGCAGCCTGGCGGCGATTACGGTAGAAAACGGGGCTATTGTCCGCACGGCCTATTCGCTGATCCGTCCGCCTGTGCTGCAATTCAATTACTGGAATACGAAGATTCACGGCCTAACGGCGGCACACGTGCAGGATAAGCCCACCTTTGCGGAATTGTGGGACCGAATCAGACCGCACCTGGAGCATAAAATCGTAATTGCTCATAATGCCGCCTTTGATATCAGTGTGTTACGGGGTATGCTTAACGAATACGGGCTGCCCTATCCTGCGTTTCGTTATGCCTGTACGGTTGATATTGCCAGAAAGGTCTGGTCAGATCTGGAAAACTATAAGTTATCCACCTTAGCCAGGCGATTTGCCATTGAGTTTGAGCATCATAATGCCCTGCATGATGCCCGTACCTGTGCGTTGATTGCCCTGTTGGCAAAAGCAGAGGCCCAAGCCAGCAGTTTTATGCATTTAGCTGACATACTGCAGATCAGCTTACGGGAGTTCTAA